The following proteins are encoded in a genomic region of Paenibacillus sp. FSL H3-0469:
- the metE gene encoding 5-methyltetrahydropteroyltriglutamate--homocysteine S-methyltransferase has protein sequence MSTGIKTSSLGYPRIGKNREWKKLLEAYWAGKIDEQSFRSQMEDIQLQHLQTQQQAGIDLIPVGDFTLYDHVLDTAAMFGIVPARYGYKGGEIPLDLYFAMARGNAEAPACEMTKWFNTNYHYIVPEIGSLTPVLTANKPLAAYRFAKERAGIEGKPVIVGLYTFLKLSKGFPAADIAAVAARFLPLYVQLLQELQAEGVAWVQIDEPAIVTGLTAEDTALLQNIYNEIAAAVPGLKLMLQTYFEAAEPLEALLALPVQGLGLDFVHDGGKNLESVARLGWPQDKTLGAGILDGRNIWRADTDAKLELVAKLLSYVPQEQLILQPASSLLHVPVTVESEVKLKAAVKNALAFANEKLAELVLIAAAANEGRERYAAELERSHEVLAVFRALPERGREDVAEQVRALAQLPDHRSLPFAERVKVQQEKWRLPLLPTTTIGSFPQTAEVRQARLKWRKGVWNQERYDLFIKRQIAEAITLQEELGLDVLVHGEFERTDMVEFFGEKLAGYLFTAGGWVQSYGSRCVKPPVIYADVAFIEPMTVKESVYAQSLTKLPVKGMLTGPVTILNWSFVRDDLSREAVAGQIALALRHEVSALEEAGIEMIQVDEPAIREGLPLKARDHEYYLNWAVKSFRTATNHVKDTTQVHTHMCYSEFNDMIGSISAMDADVISIETSRSHGELIVSFEEQEYDKGIGLGVYDIHSPRVPVVEEMTSAIERALRVLDVQQFWINPDCGLKTRGWEETTGALRNMVKAAVLVREQHSAATR, from the coding sequence ATGAGTACAGGAATCAAGACAAGCAGCCTCGGATATCCGAGAATCGGCAAGAACCGTGAATGGAAGAAATTACTGGAGGCTTATTGGGCCGGCAAAATCGATGAGCAGAGCTTCCGCTCACAGATGGAAGATATCCAGCTTCAGCACTTGCAGACCCAGCAGCAGGCCGGAATTGATCTGATCCCGGTGGGCGACTTCACCTTATATGACCATGTGCTGGATACCGCCGCCATGTTCGGGATCGTACCGGCGCGTTACGGTTATAAGGGCGGGGAGATTCCGCTTGATCTGTATTTTGCCATGGCGCGCGGCAATGCAGAAGCCCCGGCCTGCGAGATGACCAAATGGTTCAATACGAACTACCATTACATTGTTCCTGAAATCGGCAGCCTGACCCCGGTATTGACAGCGAATAAGCCGCTGGCCGCCTACCGCTTCGCCAAAGAGCGGGCAGGCATTGAGGGCAAGCCGGTTATAGTCGGACTGTATACCTTCCTGAAGCTGTCCAAGGGCTTCCCGGCAGCCGACATCGCCGCCGTTGCCGCACGCTTCCTCCCGCTGTATGTACAGCTGCTTCAGGAGCTACAGGCTGAAGGAGTAGCCTGGGTACAGATCGATGAGCCGGCAATCGTTACCGGCTTAACGGCTGAGGATACCGCACTGCTCCAGAACATTTACAATGAGATTGCTGCTGCTGTACCAGGACTGAAGCTGATGCTGCAGACTTATTTCGAAGCTGCGGAGCCGCTTGAAGCATTGCTGGCACTGCCTGTGCAAGGTCTGGGGCTTGACTTCGTCCATGACGGCGGCAAGAATCTGGAGTCGGTTGCACGCCTGGGCTGGCCGCAGGATAAGACACTCGGCGCCGGTATCCTGGACGGACGCAACATCTGGCGCGCCGATACCGATGCCAAGCTGGAGCTGGTAGCGAAGCTGCTGAGCTATGTGCCTCAGGAACAGTTAATTCTCCAGCCAGCGTCAAGTCTGCTGCATGTGCCTGTAACGGTTGAGAGTGAGGTCAAGCTGAAGGCTGCGGTCAAGAATGCCTTGGCGTTCGCCAATGAGAAGCTGGCAGAGCTGGTTCTGATTGCGGCAGCCGCGAACGAAGGTAGAGAGCGTTATGCCGCCGAGCTGGAGCGCAGCCATGAGGTGCTGGCCGTATTCCGTGCCTTACCGGAGCGCGGGCGTGAGGATGTAGCGGAGCAGGTGCGTGCCCTTGCCCAGCTGCCGGACCACCGCAGCCTTCCGTTCGCCGAGCGTGTCAAGGTTCAGCAGGAGAAGTGGCGTCTGCCGCTGCTGCCGACCACGACCATCGGCAGCTTCCCGCAGACGGCTGAAGTCCGCCAGGCCCGTCTGAAATGGCGCAAGGGTGTCTGGAACCAGGAGCGTTATGACTTGTTCATCAAGCGGCAGATCGCCGAGGCGATTACGCTTCAGGAGGAGCTTGGTCTGGATGTGCTGGTACACGGAGAGTTCGAGCGTACGGATATGGTGGAATTCTTCGGCGAGAAGCTGGCCGGCTATCTGTTCACCGCAGGCGGCTGGGTTCAGTCGTATGGCTCACGCTGCGTGAAGCCGCCGGTAATCTATGCCGATGTTGCCTTTATAGAGCCGATGACTGTGAAGGAGAGCGTGTATGCCCAGTCACTCACGAAGCTGCCTGTTAAAGGAATGCTGACCGGACCGGTCACGATCCTGAACTGGTCCTTTGTCCGCGATGATCTCAGCCGGGAAGCGGTGGCCGGACAAATCGCCCTCGCCCTGCGTCATGAGGTATCCGCGCTCGAGGAGGCTGGTATCGAGATGATTCAGGTCGATGAGCCGGCGATCCGCGAAGGTCTGCCGCTGAAGGCAAGAGATCATGAGTATTACCTGAACTGGGCGGTGAAATCCTTCCGTACCGCCACGAATCATGTCAAGGATACCACGCAGGTGCATACGCATATGTGCTACAGTGAATTTAATGATATGATCGGTTCGATCTCGGCGATGGATGCGGATGTCATCTCCATTGAGACCTCGCGCAGCCATGGTGAGTTGATCGTCAGCTTCGAGGAGCAGGAATACGACAAGGGAATTGGACTGGGTGTGTATGATATCCATAGTCCGCGTGTACCGGTGGTAGAGGAGATGACCTCGGCCATCGAACGTGCGCTGCGCGTGCTGGATGTCCAGCAGTTCTGGATTAATCCCGACTGCGGACTGAAGACACGGGGCTGGGAAGAGACCACAGGCGCACTGCGCAATATGGTGAAGGCCGCGGTCCTGGTAAGAGAGCAGCACAGCGCAGCGACCCGTTAA
- a CDS encoding MarR family transcriptional regulator — protein sequence MTNPPSNDLINSWVSLSLIQTKVAAALEAKLTENYELSLKEFYVLLFLSEAPEKKLKLQQLESMVGLSQSAVSRLVSRFEAKGCGALERKSCETDRRSIYTSLTAIGQDKVDRAKQTVNEVLQEAFPVDDTQLLLEQLIQLKQS from the coding sequence ATGACTAACCCCCCTTCGAATGATCTGATTAACAGCTGGGTATCGCTCTCTCTTATACAGACGAAGGTGGCCGCAGCCCTTGAAGCGAAGCTGACCGAGAACTATGAGCTATCGCTTAAGGAATTCTATGTTCTGCTGTTTCTGTCCGAAGCCCCTGAGAAAAAATTGAAGCTTCAGCAGCTGGAATCAATGGTCGGGCTTAGCCAGAGCGCTGTGTCTCGGCTGGTCAGCCGCTTCGAGGCCAAGGGCTGCGGAGCGCTTGAGCGCAAATCCTGCGAGACAGACCGCAGAAGCATTTATACTTCACTGACTGCCATTGGCCAGGACAAGGTTGACCGGGCGAAGCAGACCGTTAATGAAGTGCTGCAGGAAGCCTTTCCTGTAGACGACACGCAGCTGCTGCTGGAGCAGCTTATCCAGCTGAAGCAATCCTAG
- a CDS encoding NADH:flavin oxidoreductase/NADH oxidase, which translates to MTKDLFTPYEYKSLKLKNRVVMPPMCQYSVTNKDGIANDWHYNHYVSRAVGGAGLIIVEMADVEPDGRITDYDLGLWSDEQIPALARIVEASHAHGAKIGIQVAHAGRKAEDASVPVSASAIPYDGKSKTPHALSTEEVKDMVQKFKRGVERAVQAGFDTIELHGAHGYLIHQFHSPLTNQRTDEYGQDLTLFGREVIAAAKSVMPEDMPLIMRISAREYVKGGYGIQEGLEISRAYKEAGADIFHISSGGEGAVDAENGPGNHAAYQLPLARTIRQELNVPVIAVGRLDEALLANAVIGNEEADLVAVGRGMLRNPYWTLEAGVTLRQDADVPKQYALGFPR; encoded by the coding sequence ATGACAAAAGATCTGTTCACCCCCTATGAGTATAAAAGCTTAAAGCTGAAGAACCGGGTTGTCATGCCGCCCATGTGCCAATATTCAGTTACCAATAAAGATGGAATTGCTAACGACTGGCATTACAACCACTATGTCAGCCGTGCCGTCGGCGGTGCCGGACTAATTATTGTCGAGATGGCCGATGTGGAGCCGGATGGCCGGATTACCGATTATGATCTGGGGCTGTGGTCTGATGAACAGATCCCGGCGCTGGCGCGGATTGTGGAAGCCAGTCATGCCCATGGGGCCAAAATTGGAATTCAGGTGGCCCATGCCGGGCGTAAGGCGGAGGATGCCAGCGTCCCTGTCTCCGCTTCCGCTATTCCTTATGACGGCAAGTCCAAAACTCCTCATGCCCTGTCAACAGAAGAAGTTAAAGACATGGTCCAGAAATTCAAACGGGGCGTAGAGCGTGCGGTTCAGGCCGGGTTCGACACCATTGAGCTGCACGGCGCCCATGGCTATCTGATTCACCAGTTCCACTCGCCGCTGACCAATCAGCGGACTGACGAATACGGACAGGATCTGACCTTGTTCGGCCGGGAGGTTATCGCTGCCGCCAAGAGCGTTATGCCTGAGGATATGCCGCTGATCATGCGGATTTCCGCACGGGAATATGTGAAAGGCGGTTATGGCATCCAAGAGGGTCTGGAGATCAGCAGAGCTTATAAGGAAGCCGGGGCCGATATTTTCCATATCAGTTCAGGCGGTGAGGGAGCAGTTGACGCAGAGAATGGACCGGGCAACCATGCAGCCTATCAGTTGCCGCTGGCCAGAACGATCCGCCAGGAGCTGAACGTGCCGGTAATTGCTGTAGGACGGTTGGATGAAGCGCTGCTGGCCAATGCCGTAATCGGCAATGAAGAAGCTGACCTGGTGGCGGTAGGCCGGGGAATGCTGCGGAATCCTTACTGGACACTGGAAGCGGGTGTGACGCTGCGCCAAGACGCAGATGTGCCTAAGCAGTATGCCTTAGGATTCCCGCGTTAA
- a CDS encoding undecaprenyl-diphosphate phosphatase, with amino-acid sequence MELLTIIKAIILGIVEGLTEFAPVSSTGHMIIVDDMWLKSQEFLGKYTANTFKIVIQLGSILAVVIIFRNRFIDLLGLKRFSRKELTVVPEGQPQAPAEGRLKLGQVIVGLIPAGVFGFLFEDYIDEHLFSISTVLIGLVIGAVFMICADRFAPANTRTESVDQITYRQALSVGLIQCISLWPGFSRSGSTISGGVLLGMSHRAAADFTFIMAVPIMAGASLISLLKNWQYFTLDALPFFIAGFISAFVFALVSMRFFLKLINRIKLLPFAIYRIVLAGVVYLIWF; translated from the coding sequence ATGGAGCTGCTGACTATTATCAAAGCAATTATCCTGGGCATTGTGGAAGGGCTGACCGAATTTGCTCCGGTATCCTCGACAGGCCATATGATCATCGTGGATGATATGTGGCTTAAATCGCAGGAGTTCCTGGGTAAATATACGGCGAATACGTTCAAGATAGTCATTCAGCTGGGCTCCATACTTGCAGTCGTCATCATTTTCCGCAACCGGTTCATTGACCTGCTGGGACTGAAGAGGTTCAGCCGCAAGGAATTGACTGTAGTCCCAGAAGGTCAGCCGCAGGCTCCGGCAGAAGGCAGGCTGAAGCTGGGCCAGGTGATCGTAGGGCTGATACCTGCAGGTGTATTCGGATTTCTGTTCGAGGATTATATTGATGAACATTTATTCTCGATATCCACAGTGCTGATCGGACTGGTGATAGGAGCCGTATTTATGATCTGTGCCGACCGTTTTGCGCCTGCGAATACCCGGACTGAGAGTGTGGATCAAATTACATATAGGCAGGCGCTATCAGTCGGATTGATCCAATGCATTTCCCTGTGGCCGGGTTTTTCGCGGTCGGGGTCGACGATATCCGGCGGGGTTCTGCTGGGCATGAGCCACCGTGCGGCAGCCGACTTCACCTTCATCATGGCGGTGCCGATTATGGCCGGGGCGAGCCTGATTTCACTGCTGAAGAACTGGCAGTATTTTACGCTGGATGCCCTGCCGTTCTTCATTGCCGGGTTCATCAGCGCCTTCGTATTCGCACTGGTATCGATGCGTTTCTTCCTGAAGCTGATTAACCGGATCAAGCTGCTGCCCTTCGCGATCTACCGGATTGTACTTGCGGGTGTGGTTTATCTGATCTGGTTCTGA